One part of the Malus sylvestris chromosome 2, drMalSylv7.2, whole genome shotgun sequence genome encodes these proteins:
- the LOC126611853 gene encoding CSC1-like protein At4g35870 has protein sequence MPLMATPYQSSVFSPIPSMNDTLSPPPSPGDGADTYEAWYGNIQYLLNISAIGSFFCVFFFIFVKLRSDHRRMPGPSALVAKLLAVWHATCREIARHCGADAAQFLLIEGGSCGLLLSMAVLAVLVMLPLNLYAGSAVLGDQFSKTTINHIEKGSALLWVHFVFVVVVVVLVHFGISAIEGRLRITRIRDVNGNLSDPTVNSMAIFTIMVQGIPKTIGNDGTVLHEYFQHRYPGKVYRVIMPMDLCALDELASELVRVRHEISWLVARIDSRLLPYESEENGYVRTSSEGVWGCACNLWRKVEDFWYHTMARLGYTDERKLGELQGWRAELETELAAYKEGRALGAGVAFVVFKDVYTANKAVQDFRHEKKRRIGKFFSLVELRLQRNQWKVEQAPLATDIYWNHLGSSKLSLKLRRVLVNTCLLLILLFFSSPLAIISALKNAWRIINAEAMDNAQLWFAWVQSSSWLGSLIFQFLPNVFIFVSMYMVIPSALSYLSKFERHLTVSGEQRAALLKMVCFFLVNLILLKGLVESSLESAILKMGRCYMDGEDCKRIEQYMSASFLSRSCLSSLAFLITSTFLGISYDLLAPIPWIKRKIQKFRKNDMLQLVPEQSEEYALETQETNGLERPLIVDNTYDSPRTLQGNDLSDYPINRTSTAPKQTFDFAQYYAFNLTIFSLTFIYSSFSPLVVPVGAIYFGYRYLVDKYNFLFVYRVRGFPAGNDGKLMDTVLCIMRFCVDLFLLAMLLFFSVHGDSTKLQAIFTLGVLVMYKLLPSHNDCLHPALLEGVQTVDSVVDGPIDYEVYSQPKFDWDTYYS, from the coding sequence ATGCCTCTGATGGCCACGCCTTATCAATCTTCAGTCTTCTCCCCAATTCCCTCCATGAACGACACTCTCTCTCCTCCGCCGTCCCCCGGCGACGGCGCCGATACCTACGAGGCTTGGTACGGCAACATCCAGTACCTCCTCAACATCTCCGCCATCGGCTCCTTCTTCTGCGTCTTCTTCTTCATATTTGTCAAGCTTCGCAGCGACCACCGCCGCATGCCCGGTCCGTCTGCCCTGGTCGCTAAGCTCCTTGCGGTGTGGCACGCCACGTGCCGTGAGATTGCGCGCCACTGCGGCGCTGACGCCGCCCAGTTTCTCTTGATCGAGGGCGGCAGCTGCGGGTTGCTATTGTCCATGGCGGTTTTGGCTGTGCTTGTAATGCTTCCGCTGAATCTCTACGCTGGGAGTGCTGTGCTGGGGGATCAATTCTCGAAGACGACCATCAATCACATTGAGAAAGGTTCGGCTTTGCTTTGGGTGCATTTCGTTTTcgtggttgttgttgttgttcttgtgcattttgGTATTTCTGCTATTGAAGGGAGATTGAGAATCACTAGGATTAGGGATGTGAATGGCAATTTGAGTGACCCGACTGTGAATTCCATGGCGATTTTTACTATAATGGTGCAGGGGATACCGAAAACCATAGGGAATGATGGGACTGTGCTGCATGAGTATTTTCAACATAGGTATCCTGGAAAGGTTTATAGGGTTATAATGCCGATGGATTTGTGTGCTTTGGATGAATTAGCCTCGGAATTAGTGAGGGTTAGGCATGAAATTTCTTGGTTGGTTGCACGAATTGACTCTCGGCTCTTGCCGTATGAAAGTGAAGAGAATGGATACGTAAGGACTTCTTCAGAGGGAGTATGGGGTTGTGCTTGTAATTTATGGCGAAAGGTAGAGGATTTCTGGTATCATACTATGGCTAGGTTGGGATACACCGATGAAAGGAAGTTAGGAGAGTTGCAGGGATGGAGAGCTGAATTGGAGACTGAACTGGCAGCTTACAAAGAAGGTCGTGCACTAGGTGCTGGAGTTGCATTTGTGGTGTTTAAGGATGTGTACACTGCTAATAAAGCGGTTCAGGACTTTCGACATGAGAAGAAGAGGCGGATAGGGAAATTCTTTTCTCTTGTGGAATTGCGTTTACAGAGAAACCAATGGAAAGTTGAGCAGGCACCCTTGGCCACGGATATTTATTGGAATCATTTGGGGTCGTCGAAGCTCTCACTGAAATTGCGAAGAGTGTTGGTGAACACGTGCTTGTTGTTGATTCTTCTGTTCTTTAGCTCTCCTCTGGCAATTATCAGTGCTCTAAAAAATGCCTGGCGGATTATAAATGCGGAAGCTATGGATAACGCCCAGTTGTGGTTTGCTTGGGTGCAGAGCTCAAGCTGGCTCGGGAGTCTTATCTTTCAGTTTCTACCCAATGTGTTTATTTTTGTCAGCATGTATATGGTTATTCCATCAGCACTTTCATATCTCTCCAAGTTCGAGCGACATCTTACAGTGTCGGGGGAGCAACGAGCTGCTCTTCTTAAGATGGTTTGTTTCTTCCTGGTGAATCTTATACTTCTTAAGGGACTGGTTGAATCATCTTTAGAGAGTGCCATCTTAAAAATGGGAAGGTGCTATATGGATGGAGAAGATTGCAAGAGAATTGAGCAGTACATGAGTGCCTCGTTTTTGTCAAGATCGTGTCTTTCTTCTCTTGCATTCTTGATAACAAGTACATTCCTGGGCATATCTTATGATCTATTGGCTCCAATCCCTTGGATAAAAAGGAAGATTCAGAAGTTTCGGAAGAATGACATGCTACAGCTAGTCCCGGAACAAAGTGAAGAATACGCATTGGAAACTCAGGAAACAAATGGTCTAGAGAGGCCCTTGATTGTGGACAACACTTATGATTCTCCCAGAACTCTGCAGGGAAATGATCTCTCTGATTACCCAATCAACAGAACATCAACTGCCCCCAAACAGACATTTGATTTCGCCCAATATTATGCATTCAATCTGACGATATTTTCCCTGACCTTCATATATTCTTCCTTCTCCCCACTTGTGGTTCCCGTTGGTGCTATTTATTTTGGGTATAGGTACCTGGTCGACAAGTACAACTTCCTCTTTGTCTATAGGGTCCGGGGCTTTCCTGCTGGGAATGATGGGAAGTTGATGGATACAGTTCTGTGCATCATGCGTTTTTGCGTCGATTTATTCCTGCTGGCAATGCTGTTGTTCTTTTCGGTCCACGGAGACTCAACGAAGCTGCAAGCTATATTCACACTTGGGGTATTAGTAATGTATAAATTGTTGCCTTCCCATAATGACTGTCTTCATCCAGCTCTTTTGGAAGGCGTACAGACTGTAGACAGTGTTGTGGATGGACCTATAGATTATGAGGTGTATTCACAGCCCAAGTTTGATTGGGATACATATTATTCATGA
- the LOC126611191 gene encoding uncharacterized protein LOC126611191, translated as MHQLGVKKSSNLLLGPGSAAVANSAGNAQPLCPKPRRAGLAMPEFLNPIRCNKHSQKNSDERSGVLNMISEKEIYGGREYVCTKCSPACYSGSPPGRTHNPLVHDVQFLHQMELPSPLTRTKLSEKFGFSTTSASPV; from the exons ATGCACCAATTAGGCGTGAAGAAAAGCAGCAATCTTCTTCTGGGTCCTGGTTCTGCTGCCGTGGCAAACTCTGCAGGCAATGCCCAGCCTCTTTGCCCTAAGCCTCGAAGAGCTGGCCTTGCTATGCCTGAgttcctcaaccctataagatgTAACAAGCACag CCAAAAAAATTCCGATGAGAGAAGTGGGGTTCTGAATATGATCAGTGAAAAG GAAATATATGGTGGAAGGGAGTATGTGTGCACGAAATGCTCACCGGCATGCTACTCAGGCTCTCCACCAGGAAGAACACACAACCCTTTGGTTCATGATGTGCAGTTCCTTCATCAGATGGAGCTTCCTTCTCCACTTACAAGAACAAAGCTCTCAGAAAAATTTGGTTTTAGTACAACCTCTGCCTCTCCAGTGTGA